A window of Auraticoccus monumenti contains these coding sequences:
- a CDS encoding L-threonylcarbamoyladenylate synthase: MARYFDVHPDNPQPRAIAQVVDVVRRGGLVAYPTDSCFALGCQLGNRDGLDRIRAIRRLDADHHFTLVCSEFAQLGQFVQMDNDVFRAVKAATPGQYTFILPATREVPKQMLHPKKKTVGVRIPSHTTTLALLSALGEPLMSSTLLLPDQEQPMTEGWMITDELGGQLDAVLDSGDCGTEPTTVVDLSGDEVVVVRHGAGDPSRFE, from the coding sequence ATGGCGCGCTACTTCGACGTCCACCCGGACAACCCGCAACCCCGGGCCATCGCCCAGGTGGTCGACGTCGTCCGCCGGGGTGGCTTGGTGGCCTACCCGACCGACTCCTGCTTCGCGCTGGGCTGCCAGCTGGGCAACCGCGACGGCCTGGACCGGATCCGCGCCATCCGCCGCCTCGACGCGGACCACCACTTCACCCTGGTCTGCTCCGAGTTCGCCCAGCTCGGCCAGTTCGTGCAGATGGACAACGACGTCTTCCGCGCGGTCAAGGCGGCCACCCCGGGGCAGTACACCTTCATCCTCCCGGCCACCCGCGAGGTGCCCAAGCAGATGCTGCACCCGAAGAAGAAGACCGTCGGTGTGCGGATCCCCTCTCACACCACCACCCTGGCCCTGCTGTCCGCCCTCGGTGAGCCGCTGATGTCGAGCACCCTGCTGCTGCCGGACCAGGAGCAGCCGATGACCGAGGGCTGGATGATCACCGACGAGCTGGGCGGGCAGCTGGACGCGGTGCTGGACTCCGGCGACTGCGGCACCGAGCCGACCACCGTGGTCGACCTCTCCGGGGACGAGGTCGTGGTCGTCCGTCACGGGGCCGGGGACCCGTCGCGCTTCGAGTGA